The sequence CACGGTGCTGCGGGCTCCCTTCGACCGCTGGCTCTCGAAAAAGGCGGAGGAGGCAGGAGTGGAAATTTTCAACGGAGTCGTCGTGGAGGGACTGCTCCGCGATGCCAGGGGCCGGGTTACCGGGGTAAAAACCAGGGTGGACGAGGGCGCCGACAGCGGCGAGGGAGAACTTTTTTCCGAGGTGGTCATCCTCGCCGAGGGCGCCAACGCTCTCATCGCGGAAAAAGAAGGGTTCCGGCCCAAAATGCTTTCAAACGAAATGGCAGTGGCTGTCAAGGAGGTCATCGCCCTCCCGGAGGAGGTCATACAGGACCGTTTCTGTCTCGAGGATGCGGAGGGGGAAGGACGGGAATATTACGGTGAAGCGGTGGCCGGGATGTTCGGGTCAGGCTTCATCTACACCAACCGGGAATCCCTTTCCGTTGGTGTGGCTGTTTCCGTGGCGGATCTGGCGAAAAGCGGGTTGAGTCCCAACGACCTGCTCGAGGGTTTCAAGTCCCACCCTTCCATCCGGCCCCTGTTGAAGTCGGGCGAGACGGTGGAGTACTCTGCCCATATGATCCCCGAAGGCGGCTACAACCGTATGGGCCGCCTGTTTGCCGACGGGATCCTGGTGGTGGGGGACGCCGCCGGGCTAGTGAACGTCTCCCCGTATCATGAGGGGATCAACCTTGCCGTGGCCTCCGGCATGGCTGCCGGGGAGACGGCTGCCGAGGCGGTGGCGAAGGGTGACACCTCCGCGGATGTCATGAAATCCTACCGGGAGCGCCTGGAGGAGAGCTTTGTCCTGAAGGATCTGAAGAAGTTCGCGGGTTTTCCGGGATATTTGAAGGAGAACCCCCAGCTTCTTTCCGTGTGGCCGGGGGTTTTTCTCGAGATGCTGCGGGAGGTTTTCACAGTCTCCGGGGAGCCGAAGCAGGAGATGGAGAACCGTGCCGCCGAAATGTTCAGCAGGGAGATCGGCGTTCTTTCTTTCCTGCGAACCGTGTTCCAGGGCGTCGGGGCTATGGATGCATTTCACCTGGAGACGGTCGCGCCTTTCGCGACGATACTGAAAGAGGGAGCCGGAAGCTGCCTGAACGCGACGAGCTTTGAAAACCTGGCGGAGTATTTCCGCCGCAACTGGTAAGGGAAACCAAAGATGACCCGGAAGAGCCTCACACTCGAGGATAAGATCGCTCTGGTCAAGCTCCGTCCATACAAGGAGAGCCACCTGGTGATCCACGACCAGCGGATCTGCCGGGACTGTGATCGCCGTGAGTGCGCCACCGTCTGTCCCGTGAAGACTTACGCGTGGGAAGAGGGCCGGGGTCAGATCGTCGTTTCCTTTGAAAACTGTTTTGAATGCGGGACATGCCGCCTGGCCTGCCCTTTTGAGAACATAGGATGGAAATATCCTCCCGGCGGCTATGGTGTCGAGTTCGGTCATGGTTGATACCGGCTTATACCCCGAAAAACAGAGGGTCTGTGTTGTCGGCGGCGGGCTGTCCGGCCTGTCGGCGGCGTACCTGATCAGGGAGGAGGCCGGGAAGGCCGGGCTGCCGGTCGAAATAACTCTCCTTGAGGCAGAACCCCGAACGGGAGGTAAGATAGGGACCCTTTCCTGGGAAGGTTGTCTTGGTGAGACCGGACCTAACGGTTTTCTGGACAACAAGCCCCACACCCTCGATCTCTGCGCGAGGATGGGAATAGAGGGCAGCCTGCTGCGCAGCACCGACGCGGCCCGTAAACGCTACATCTTTTCCGGCGGCCGCCTTCAAGCCCTCCCCGAAGATCCGGTCCTGTTCATGGGTTCCGATCTGGTCAGCGTCCGCGGCAGGATCCGGATCGCATCGGAATACCTGGTTCCGCGGAAGGAGGGCGCCGATGACGAGACTCTGGCCGACTTCGTCCGGCGCCGTCTGGGTAAAGAGGCCCTGGACAAGCTCATAGGGCCCATGGCATCAGGGGTTTTCGCCGGAGATCCTGAAAACATGAGCCTTGCCGCGTGTTTTCCAAAGGTTCTCGCGTTGGAGAAGAAGTACGGAGGCCTCATTCGCGGCATGCTTGCCATGAAGAAGGAGGCGGCCCTGAAGGGCGGATCCGGACCCGGATCCGCGGGGCCGGGTGGTGTGCTCACCTCTTTTACCGGGGGAATGGGCGACCTCACGGACGCGCTCAGCGGGCGGCTTGGGGAATCTGTCGTTACCTCCGCACCGGTTGTA comes from bacterium and encodes:
- a CDS encoding FAD-dependent oxidoreductase — its product is MREEKVQVVVVGGGPAGLAASMAAAAAGAEVLLLERGNFSGAKNVIGGILFTPPLERLIPGFRQADAPLERPVARRSFSILSEGSSADLSFRCGAFADPPYNGSFTVLRAPFDRWLSKKAEEAGVEIFNGVVVEGLLRDARGRVTGVKTRVDEGADSGEGELFSEVVILAEGANALIAEKEGFRPKMLSNEMAVAVKEVIALPEEVIQDRFCLEDAEGEGREYYGEAVAGMFGSGFIYTNRESLSVGVAVSVADLAKSGLSPNDLLEGFKSHPSIRPLLKSGETVEYSAHMIPEGGYNRMGRLFADGILVVGDAAGLVNVSPYHEGINLAVASGMAAGETAAEAVAKGDTSADVMKSYRERLEESFVLKDLKKFAGFPGYLKENPQLLSVWPGVFLEMLREVFTVSGEPKQEMENRAAEMFSREIGVLSFLRTVFQGVGAMDAFHLETVAPFATILKEGAGSCLNATSFENLAEYFRRNW
- a CDS encoding 4Fe-4S dicluster domain-containing protein; amino-acid sequence: MTRKSLTLEDKIALVKLRPYKESHLVIHDQRICRDCDRRECATVCPVKTYAWEEGRGQIVVSFENCFECGTCRLACPFENIGWKYPPGGYGVEFGHG
- the hemG gene encoding protoporphyrinogen oxidase, whose protein sequence is MVDTGLYPEKQRVCVVGGGLSGLSAAYLIREEAGKAGLPVEITLLEAEPRTGGKIGTLSWEGCLGETGPNGFLDNKPHTLDLCARMGIEGSLLRSTDAARKRYIFSGGRLQALPEDPVLFMGSDLVSVRGRIRIASEYLVPRKEGADDETLADFVRRRLGKEALDKLIGPMASGVFAGDPENMSLAACFPKVLALEKKYGGLIRGMLAMKKEAALKGGSGPGSAGPGGVLTSFTGGMGDLTDALSGRLGESVVTSAPVVKLEAAANGRNPRYRLTCGDSKDRAETDAAVVVLAIPAYASAALLRELDPGIAATMDTIPYAVMAVVHLGYDESSLPFPLDGFGFLIPKSEGRRILGSLWASSIFSGRAPAGHALLTVMIGGAGDPFTPRLDEEDLLNVARQEVNVTMGIETAPVFSRVIKWEKAIPQYTFGHLDRIESIENRLADHPGLFITGNAWRGVGINDCVAEGERAARRVLEYLKEHRDGSAC